From the Marinomonas sp. THO17 genome, one window contains:
- a CDS encoding CoA transferase subunit A, with amino-acid sequence MTQFMTLSEAIATQVQDGDSLALEGFTHLIPFAAGHEIIRQQRKDLTLMRMTPDVIYDQLVGAGCVKKLIFSWGGNPGVGSLHRVRDAIEQDYPRPLETVEHSHAAMANAYEAGAAGLPMAVFRGYVGSELPQVNKDIASVTCPFTGEQLAAVPAIKPDVGIIHAQKADRAGNVLIEGIVGVQKEVVLAAKRSIVTVEEIVDSLEATPNACVLPAWTIDVVAVVKGGAHPSYAQGYYPRDNNYYKQWDAISRDRDSFNQWLDSHVFAKGDA; translated from the coding sequence ATGACGCAATTCATGACATTAAGCGAAGCCATTGCCACGCAAGTGCAAGATGGCGATTCCCTCGCTCTAGAAGGTTTTACCCACTTAATTCCATTTGCAGCAGGACACGAAATCATTCGCCAGCAGCGAAAAGATTTGACCTTAATGCGCATGACACCAGACGTGATTTATGACCAACTTGTTGGTGCTGGCTGTGTAAAAAAATTGATTTTTTCTTGGGGTGGCAACCCAGGTGTTGGCTCGCTTCATCGCGTACGCGATGCTATTGAACAGGATTACCCTCGCCCTCTAGAAACGGTGGAACACAGTCATGCCGCTATGGCAAATGCCTATGAAGCAGGTGCTGCAGGTTTGCCAATGGCAGTATTTCGCGGTTATGTCGGCAGTGAATTACCACAAGTTAATAAAGATATTGCTTCTGTTACTTGCCCATTCACAGGTGAACAATTGGCAGCCGTGCCTGCTATCAAGCCAGATGTTGGCATTATTCATGCGCAAAAAGCAGACCGCGCGGGCAACGTACTGATCGAAGGTATCGTGGGCGTGCAAAAAGAAGTGGTATTGGCGGCGAAGCGAAGTATTGTTACGGTTGAAGAAATTGTCGATTCTCTCGAAGCCACACCGAATGCCTGCGTTCTGCCAGCATGGACGATTGATGTCGTCGCTGTTGTAAAAGGCGGAGCTCACCCTTCTTACGCACAAGGTTACTACCCAAGAGACAACAACTACTACAAGCAATGGGATGCCATTAGCCGTGATCGCGATAGCTTCAACCAATGGTTAGATTCACACGTTTTTGCCAAAGGAGACGCATAA
- a CDS encoding CoA-transferase subunit beta, with protein MTTSQKVQYTPAEMMTITAARALTSDMTCFVGIGLPSEAANVARMTHAPDVTLIYESGTVQTKPDVLPLSIGDGELCESALTTVSVPEMFRYWLQGGHIDVGFLGTAQIDRFANLNTTVIAANHPEDGKNGSHSYANPKVRLPGGGGAPEISTNAKEVFITVKHSKRTFVKEVDFVTTIGFGRDGKGRDSVPNIGKGPSVVITDLCILKPDPATKELVVTSLHPGVTREQVIEATGWDILFAKDLATTPEPSEKELTVLRELKERTAKAHSA; from the coding sequence ATGACTACTTCTCAAAAGGTTCAATACACTCCTGCAGAAATGATGACGATTACCGCTGCGCGAGCGCTTACGAGCGACATGACTTGTTTTGTTGGCATAGGATTACCAAGCGAAGCCGCTAACGTGGCGCGTATGACACATGCACCTGATGTCACTCTGATTTATGAATCTGGTACGGTACAAACCAAACCAGATGTGCTGCCACTTTCGATCGGTGACGGTGAATTGTGCGAATCAGCACTAACCACTGTATCGGTTCCAGAAATGTTTCGTTATTGGTTACAAGGTGGTCATATCGACGTTGGCTTCTTGGGTACCGCACAAATTGACCGTTTTGCCAACCTAAACACAACGGTTATCGCTGCCAATCACCCAGAAGATGGGAAAAATGGTTCTCATAGTTACGCGAACCCAAAAGTACGTTTACCGGGTGGTGGCGGTGCTCCAGAAATTTCCACCAATGCCAAAGAAGTGTTTATCACGGTCAAACACTCAAAACGCACTTTCGTAAAAGAAGTGGATTTTGTAACGACAATTGGCTTTGGACGTGATGGTAAAGGCCGCGACAGCGTCCCAAATATTGGCAAGGGCCCAAGCGTTGTAATTACAGACTTATGTATTCTAAAGCCGGATCCTGCCACGAAAGAACTGGTTGTGACTAGCCTTCACCCGGGGGTTACTCGTGAGCAAGTGATTGAGGCAACAGGATGGGACATTTTGTTTGCAAAAGATCTTGCAACAACACCAGAACCATCAGAGAAAGAACTCACCGTTCTTAGAGAGTTGAAAGAACGTACTGCGAAAGCACACAGTGCTTAA
- a CDS encoding IclR family transcriptional regulator C-terminal domain-containing protein, translating to MSDEKLSPDHRDYVGALAAGLDVLMAFDSTHKAMTLSEVAEQTGMDRAKARRFLLTLHSLGYIHRDGRQFTLTPKVLGLSSAYGETNDYLNVVEHYLCDVTARLGESSSLGILDQQDVMYVVRSPAAHRLMSISLNVGTRLPAAYTSMGRMLVAMLSTKEKQAFLKTLKLEAYTEHSITDLTHFETMLEQVKEQGFCIVDQELDLGLRSLALPAVTYSGEVLGAINLSTNASRVSSKALIEECLPVLKEAAEQIRLHTK from the coding sequence ATGAGTGATGAGAAGTTGTCTCCAGATCATCGAGACTATGTCGGTGCGTTAGCAGCTGGTTTGGATGTGTTAATGGCTTTCGATTCTACCCACAAAGCGATGACACTATCCGAAGTCGCTGAACAAACTGGAATGGATCGTGCAAAAGCGAGGCGCTTTTTACTGACATTACATTCTTTGGGGTACATTCATCGCGATGGTCGACAGTTTACTTTGACCCCCAAGGTTCTGGGGTTAAGTTCTGCTTACGGTGAAACAAACGATTACTTGAATGTGGTTGAACATTACCTGTGTGATGTTACCGCTCGATTGGGTGAGTCGTCGTCATTAGGCATTTTGGATCAGCAAGATGTTATGTATGTGGTTCGTTCTCCTGCTGCTCATCGTCTTATGTCGATCTCTCTTAATGTTGGGACTCGCTTACCTGCCGCTTACACTTCAATGGGTCGAATGTTGGTTGCCATGTTGTCGACAAAGGAGAAACAAGCGTTTCTTAAGACACTTAAGCTTGAAGCTTATACAGAACATAGCATTACTGACCTTACTCACTTTGAAACCATGCTTGAGCAAGTCAAAGAGCAAGGATTTTGCATAGTCGATCAGGAGTTGGATTTAGGTCTTCGCTCGTTAGCTCTGCCTGCTGTCACCTACAGCGGGGAAGTATTAGGCGCCATTAACTTAAGTACCAATGCGTCACGCGTGAGCTCTAAAGCTTTAATTGAAGAATGCTTGCCAGTCTTAAAAGAAGCGGCG